A window of the Mucilaginibacter sp. cycad4 genome harbors these coding sequences:
- a CDS encoding helix-turn-helix domain-containing protein has translation MDNTPAQLLLFNHIKAKLPPHLSFVDEIAELLNISNDSAYRRIRGEKPISLDEIQILSNKYKISIDQLLRMQNNTVIFAGNKVDSTNFTFNDYMQDLVNSLGLFKTLKNAQIYFFNKDVPLFHFMQFPELSAFKFFFWKRTLIGYPDLAKQQFTGEEGDPLILQKAQNVIRQYVQIPSTEIWTEESIHVTIRQIEFYRHTNIFAGKEILHKVYAQLDELLNHVEMQAEKGRKFIYNQSSAPDGAPYQIYINECLIGDNSIFVKGDDRQIAYLNHNGLNFMATQDAEFCEYTFKNLQNIISKSTHISLVGEKERSIFFNTLRKKVQDKAKDIG, from the coding sequence ATGGATAATACCCCTGCCCAGCTGCTGCTTTTTAACCATATAAAGGCAAAGCTGCCACCTCACCTTTCTTTTGTTGATGAAATAGCCGAACTGCTGAATATCAGCAACGATAGTGCTTACAGACGTATCCGGGGCGAAAAACCAATAAGCCTTGATGAAATTCAGATCCTTAGCAATAAATACAAGATCTCTATTGATCAGTTGCTCCGCATGCAAAACAACACCGTAATTTTTGCCGGTAACAAGGTGGATAGCACAAACTTCACCTTTAATGATTACATGCAGGACCTGGTAAATAGCCTGGGTTTATTCAAAACATTAAAAAATGCGCAGATCTATTTTTTTAATAAAGATGTGCCGCTGTTTCATTTTATGCAGTTCCCGGAGCTGAGTGCTTTTAAATTCTTTTTCTGGAAACGTACCCTTATCGGGTACCCTGATTTGGCCAAACAACAATTTACCGGCGAAGAAGGCGATCCGCTGATCCTCCAAAAAGCTCAAAACGTTATCAGGCAGTACGTACAAATACCATCTACCGAAATATGGACCGAAGAAAGTATCCACGTTACCATCAGGCAGATTGAATTTTACAGGCATACCAACATTTTTGCCGGCAAGGAAATCCTGCATAAAGTGTACGCCCAACTGGACGAGCTATTAAATCACGTAGAAATGCAGGCCGAAAAGGGACGAAAATTTATTTATAACCAATCGTCGGCACCCGATGGTGCGCCTTACCAAATTTATATTAATGAATGCCTTATTGGCGATAACTCCATTTTTGTAAAGGGTGACGACCGGCAGATAGCCTACCTGAACCATAACGGGCTAAACTTTATGGCCACGCAAGACGCCGAATTTTGCGAATACACTTTCAAAAATCTTCAAAACATTATCAGCAAATCAACCCACATAAGTTTAGTGGGCGAAAAAGAAAGGAGTATATTTTTTAATACCCTTCGCAAAAAAGTTCAGGACAAGGCAAAAGATATTGGTTAA
- a CDS encoding DUF4397 domain-containing protein, which yields MANKNKSKVLVSFFVAVLCGLFICAVSSCGKGGNASSVGLNTQFQIVNLSPDIQPVYLYQHFIRYNTTTYTYPNSSGYFYLSTLEPPLQLRTVTAAPVILLQFDTTLKANRKYTLFITGFRKDSSFVSSFILSDSTGLPAIGKGKVRFVHTSPNTAALDLRANDSLVVSGTTFNKVSKYVELTAGNYNFTITTTRTPTTIETTLQNVTIQDGRAYTIYTKGIVGSADSLAFGAGVLTNNLLSKTLQ from the coding sequence ATGGCTAATAAAAATAAAAGCAAGGTACTGGTTTCGTTTTTTGTAGCTGTGCTATGCGGTCTTTTCATTTGTGCCGTTTCCTCATGCGGTAAAGGGGGCAATGCGTCATCGGTAGGCCTCAATACCCAGTTCCAGATCGTTAATTTAAGTCCCGATATCCAGCCGGTTTATCTTTACCAGCATTTTATCAGGTATAATACCACTACCTATACTTATCCAAACAGTTCGGGATATTTTTACCTTTCAACACTTGAGCCTCCGCTGCAATTGCGTACAGTTACTGCTGCGCCTGTAATTTTACTTCAGTTTGATACTACGCTTAAAGCCAACAGGAAATATACCTTGTTTATAACCGGTTTCAGGAAGGATAGTTCATTTGTCAGTTCATTTATACTATCTGATAGTACCGGTTTGCCAGCAATAGGAAAGGGAAAAGTGAGGTTTGTGCATACCTCGCCCAATACAGCTGCATTGGATCTGAGGGCTAACGACAGCCTTGTTGTAAGTGGTACAACCTTTAATAAGGTATCTAAATATGTTGAACTTACTGCCGGTAATTATAACTTTACCATTACAACTACCCGAACGCCTACAACAATTGAAACAACCCTGCAAAATGTAACCATACAAGACGGCCGTGCCTATACCATTTATACCAAAGGTATTGTTGGCAGCGCCGACTCTTTGGCCTTTGGCGCGGGGGTGCTCACTAATAATCTGCTTAGTAAGACACTTCAGTAG
- a CDS encoding DUF4397 domain-containing protein yields the protein MNIKVKALLIIIAVTGYLTSCKKNNDKPDAVDSSTSSLNVINATFNNVNIYVNGTRVNNTTTFYPGGTLGYILVKAGTQNYSVKLDGPNNPNPLFSLPLTLSKDSVYSFYIGGNTADQVFKSTDVLVADTGSAPKAKIRFVNASPDAGNISVHFEGITAALDTEQVKDLGFKTTSAFYLVAPGEHNMALHSAAFPTTVVRDTVQLTGGKVYTYYGYGNKSTGLATGLFINQ from the coding sequence ATGAATATTAAGGTTAAAGCTTTATTGATTATTATAGCCGTAACGGGCTACCTTACGTCCTGCAAAAAAAATAATGATAAGCCCGATGCGGTGGATTCGTCAACATCATCGTTAAACGTTATTAATGCAACTTTTAATAATGTTAATATTTATGTTAATGGTACAAGGGTAAACAATACAACAACTTTTTATCCGGGAGGGACGCTTGGTTATATTTTAGTAAAGGCGGGTACGCAAAATTATTCGGTTAAATTAGATGGGCCTAATAACCCTAATCCGCTGTTTAGCCTGCCCTTAACTTTGAGTAAAGATTCGGTATATTCATTTTATATCGGGGGTAATACGGCCGACCAGGTTTTCAAAAGCACGGATGTGCTGGTTGCCGACACCGGTAGTGCCCCAAAGGCAAAAATCAGGTTTGTCAATGCATCTCCTGATGCAGGTAATATAAGTGTCCATTTTGAGGGTATAACCGCTGCCTTAGATACCGAGCAAGTGAAAGACCTTGGTTTTAAAACCACCTCGGCTTTTTATTTGGTAGCACCGGGAGAGCATAATATGGCCTTACATTCGGCCGCATTTCCAACTACTGTTGTAAGGGATACGGTGCAGCTAACAGGGGGCAAAGTATATACCTACTATGGTTATGGTAATAAAAGTACGGGCCTGGCAACCGGCCTGTTCATTAATCAATAA
- a CDS encoding class I SAM-dependent methyltransferase, whose translation MVTNSTTRFSNRVEDYVKYRPGYPDEIVKFLHDTYGLTQDKLIADIGAGTGISTALFLKKGYRVIAVEPNLEMREKAIGLLGSYNGFIPQNGTAENTGIESNSISAIVAGQAFHWFDAVKTNAEFKRILKPDGIVALIWNERKTTSAFEQEYDELIIKHARDYVKVDHRNINTEHIAAFFKPEPVHLEIFANKQVFDFEGLKGRLLSSSYMPARNDEGYRPMINDLRALFDKFQQDGVIVINYDTKVYSGKL comes from the coding sequence ATGGTAACCAACAGCACTACCCGGTTCAGTAACCGGGTTGAAGATTATGTAAAATATCGTCCCGGCTACCCCGACGAAATTGTTAAGTTTTTACATGACACTTACGGCTTAACACAGGATAAGCTCATTGCTGATATTGGTGCAGGCACAGGGATCTCCACTGCCTTGTTCCTGAAAAAAGGCTACCGGGTAATCGCCGTTGAACCAAATTTGGAGATGCGTGAAAAAGCCATCGGGCTACTTGGCTCCTATAACGGCTTTATTCCTCAAAACGGCACTGCCGAAAATACCGGCATCGAGAGCAATAGTATTAGCGCTATTGTAGCCGGGCAGGCTTTTCATTGGTTTGATGCCGTAAAAACCAATGCTGAATTTAAACGGATCCTGAAACCGGATGGCATTGTTGCCCTCATCTGGAACGAAAGAAAAACAACGTCGGCCTTTGAACAGGAGTATGACGAACTTATTATAAAACATGCCCGCGATTATGTAAAGGTTGATCACCGCAACATCAATACCGAACATATCGCCGCTTTCTTTAAGCCCGAACCCGTTCACCTGGAAATATTCGCCAATAAACAGGTATTTGATTTTGAAGGATTAAAAGGCAGACTGCTGTCATCATCATACATGCCTGCACGTAACGATGAGGGGTACCGGCCGATGATTAACGACCTACGGGCACTTTTTGATAAATTTCAGCAGGATGGCGTTATCGTTATTAATTACGATACGAAAGTTTATTCGGGAAAATTGTAA
- a CDS encoding zinc dependent phospholipase C family protein yields the protein MNRRIILSIAGTCLIMLCSSWGFFAHYRINRLAVFTLPKAMSGFYRSNIDYITEHAVSADKRRYVDSSEAPRHFFDADRYGKKPFEAMPKKWKDAVAKYSKDTIVKYGTVPWTIQYQYYRLVRAFKAHDTTAILNASAYLGHYIADAHVPLHLTQNYNGQLTGQTGIHALWESRLPELFANHYNYYVGKARYVENPLNEAFRICRAAYKSVDSVLRFERILNKTYPQDKKYEPVQHGKKQITDYSAAYSLAYHKMLKGMVARQMRASILSVGSFWYSAWVDAGQPDLNKLIARPLSIQQKAKLQQEEALYRSGKALVINQ from the coding sequence ATGAACCGCCGGATAATTTTAAGCATAGCAGGTACTTGTTTAATTATGCTATGCTCATCATGGGGTTTCTTTGCGCATTACCGTATTAACCGGCTGGCCGTTTTTACCCTACCTAAGGCCATGTCAGGTTTCTACAGGTCTAATATCGATTATATAACCGAACATGCCGTCAGCGCCGACAAACGCCGCTACGTTGACTCGTCCGAAGCACCGCGCCATTTCTTTGACGCCGACCGTTATGGCAAAAAGCCATTTGAGGCCATGCCTAAAAAATGGAAGGATGCGGTTGCCAAATACTCAAAAGATACCATCGTTAAATACGGCACCGTTCCATGGACCATTCAGTACCAGTATTACAGGCTGGTGCGGGCTTTCAAAGCCCATGATACCACGGCTATCCTCAATGCATCTGCTTATTTAGGGCATTATATTGCCGATGCACATGTACCGCTGCACCTTACCCAAAACTATAACGGCCAGCTTACAGGCCAAACCGGCATCCACGCCCTTTGGGAAAGCCGCCTGCCCGAGTTATTTGCCAATCATTATAATTACTATGTTGGCAAGGCCCGGTATGTTGAAAACCCGCTGAATGAAGCATTCCGGATATGCAGGGCTGCTTACAAAAGCGTTGATAGTGTTTTGCGCTTTGAGCGCATCCTGAACAAAACCTATCCGCAGGATAAAAAATATGAGCCGGTACAGCACGGCAAAAAGCAAATTACCGATTACTCTGCCGCCTATAGCCTGGCTTATCACAAAATGCTGAAGGGGATGGTGGCAAGGCAAATGCGGGCGTCCATCCTTTCTGTGGGCAGTTTCTGGTATTCGGCCTGGGTTGATGCCGGACAGCCCGATCTGAACAAGCTTATCGCGCGGCCTTTAAGTATCCAACAAAAAGCAAAACTTCAACAAGAAGAGGCGCTATACCGATCAGGCAAAGCACTGGTAATTAACCAATAA
- a CDS encoding ATP-binding cassette domain-containing protein — MSISVEALTKVYGVQKAVDGISFTAQPGVLGFLGPNGAGKSTTMKILTGFIPQTSGTASVCGFDVVKQPLEVKRRIGYLPESNPLYTDMYVKESLGFVAGIHKLREPAKRIADIIEQTGLGPEQHKKIGQLSKGYRQRVGLAQAMLHDPEVLILDEPTSGLDPNQLIGIRQLILDLGKTKTIVLSTHIMQEVEAVCRQVIIINKGTIVANDTLQQLRKNNGGKSLEEVFISLTNN; from the coding sequence ATGAGTATCAGTGTTGAGGCGTTAACCAAAGTTTACGGCGTGCAAAAGGCTGTTGATGGCATCAGTTTTACTGCCCAACCGGGTGTGCTGGGCTTTTTGGGGCCTAATGGTGCGGGTAAATCAACTACCATGAAAATCCTTACCGGCTTTATTCCGCAAACATCGGGTACGGCATCGGTATGCGGGTTTGATGTGGTTAAACAGCCGCTTGAGGTTAAACGCCGCATTGGTTACCTGCCCGAAAGTAACCCGCTGTATACGGATATGTATGTTAAAGAATCGCTGGGTTTTGTTGCCGGCATCCATAAGCTCCGCGAGCCTGCCAAACGCATTGCAGATATTATTGAGCAAACAGGCCTCGGCCCCGAGCAGCATAAAAAAATAGGGCAACTGTCAAAAGGCTACCGCCAAAGGGTTGGCCTTGCACAGGCCATGCTGCATGACCCGGAGGTGCTGATATTGGATGAGCCAACCTCGGGCCTCGATCCTAACCAACTGATAGGGATCCGCCAACTGATCCTTGATTTGGGTAAAACCAAAACCATTGTACTGTCAACCCATATTATGCAGGAGGTGGAGGCCGTATGCAGACAGGTGATCATCATTAACAAAGGCACCATTGTAGCCAACGATACCCTGCAGCAGCTCCGGAAAAATAACGGTGGTAAATCGCTCGAGGAGGTTTTTATCAGCCTTACCAATAATTAA
- a CDS encoding DedA family protein, with the protein MEVIKSIIDFILHIDKHLVQITSAYQGWTYLILFLIIFAETGFVVTPFLPGDSLLFAAGALIAGGSSGLDIWLLGIILIAAAFIGNTVNYLLGNYLGPKVFKEENKILKLEYYLKTKAFFDKHGGKAVIFSRFMPIIRTIAPFVAGVGRMSFLKYSLYNIIGGALWIIVFLFAGYKLGQVPVIAKNFSLVGVIIILISILPPIYAAIKGRTARKPA; encoded by the coding sequence GTGGAAGTAATAAAAAGCATAATCGACTTTATACTGCATATTGACAAGCACCTGGTACAAATCACCAGCGCTTACCAGGGATGGACCTACCTGATCCTTTTCCTGATCATATTTGCCGAAACAGGTTTTGTAGTAACCCCGTTTTTACCCGGCGATTCACTGTTGTTTGCAGCCGGTGCTTTAATAGCCGGTGGCAGTTCGGGTTTGGATATCTGGCTGCTGGGCATCATATTAATTGCCGCTGCCTTTATCGGCAATACGGTGAATTACCTTTTGGGCAACTATTTAGGCCCCAAAGTTTTTAAAGAGGAAAACAAGATCCTCAAACTTGAATACTATCTTAAAACCAAAGCTTTTTTTGATAAGCATGGCGGCAAGGCGGTGATCTTTAGCCGTTTTATGCCTATTATCCGTACCATAGCGCCATTTGTGGCAGGAGTTGGCCGGATGTCTTTTTTAAAGTACAGCCTTTATAACATCATCGGCGGTGCATTATGGATTATCGTGTTCCTGTTTGCAGGTTACAAATTAGGCCAGGTGCCTGTAATTGCTAAAAACTTTTCGCTGGTAGGGGTGATCATTATCCTGATTTCGATATTACCGCCAATTTATGCTGCTATAAAAGGCCGCACTGCCAGGAAACCGGCTTAA
- the rpsT gene encoding 30S ribosomal protein S20 → MANHKSSLKRIRSNAAKRLRNRYQAKTTRNAIKKLRNTTTKADASALLGKVISMLDRLAKKNVIHKNKASNNKSKLTKFVNGLS, encoded by the coding sequence ATGGCAAATCATAAATCATCATTAAAAAGAATCAGGTCAAACGCTGCGAAGCGTCTGCGCAACAGGTACCAGGCTAAAACAACCAGGAACGCTATTAAGAAATTAAGAAACACTACTACCAAAGCTGATGCTTCTGCACTGTTGGGTAAAGTGATCTCAATGCTTGATCGTTTAGCTAAAAAGAACGTTATTCATAAAAACAAAGCTTCGAACAATAAATCAAAGCTTACTAAATTTGTTAACGGCTTAAGCTAA
- the dnaN gene encoding DNA polymerase III subunit beta, translating to MRFIVSTSTLLKQLQAVSGALSSSTVLPILENFLFEIKDGNLTISATDLQTSMTTSLPVEAKENGRIAIPSRILLETLKSLPEQPVAFSVDDKTFAIEINAGDGKYKLSGENGEDFPKIPVVENASSVNLPASVLAEAINKTIFAVSNDELRPAMTGVYCQLTTSALTFVATDAHKLVRYRRKDAKAAGTTSFILPKKALTLLKSSLPSDDVNVSVEYNSTSAFFKFGNINLVCRLIDERYPDYEAVIPQNNPNKLNIDRLTFLGSLNRVAIYANKTTHQVRLKINGSELNISSEDIDFANEAHERLSCQYEGEDMEIGFNARFLIEMLKNLSCEEVSLEMSTPNRAGLLLPQGGDENEDVLMLVMPVMLNSYA from the coding sequence ATGAGATTTATTGTTTCTACCTCAACATTACTCAAACAACTGCAAGCGGTAAGTGGTGCGTTAAGCAGCAGCACCGTGCTGCCGATACTGGAAAACTTTTTGTTCGAGATAAAGGATGGGAACTTGACCATTTCTGCTACCGACCTGCAAACCAGCATGACCACCTCTCTGCCTGTTGAGGCTAAAGAGAACGGAAGGATTGCTATCCCCTCGCGTATATTGTTAGAGACCCTGAAATCATTACCCGAGCAGCCTGTTGCTTTTTCGGTTGATGATAAAACCTTCGCTATTGAAATTAATGCAGGCGATGGTAAATACAAACTGAGCGGCGAAAACGGCGAGGATTTTCCAAAAATCCCGGTTGTTGAAAACGCTTCATCAGTAAACCTGCCGGCTTCGGTTTTAGCCGAAGCTATCAACAAAACCATTTTCGCGGTAAGTAATGACGAGCTTCGCCCGGCCATGACTGGTGTTTATTGCCAGCTTACAACGTCGGCCCTTACTTTTGTTGCTACCGATGCACATAAACTGGTCCGGTACCGTCGTAAAGATGCAAAAGCCGCGGGCACTACATCGTTCATCCTGCCTAAAAAAGCGTTAACCTTGCTTAAATCATCATTACCGAGCGATGACGTGAATGTATCTGTTGAGTATAACTCCACCAGTGCTTTCTTCAAGTTTGGCAATATTAACCTGGTATGCCGCTTAATTGACGAGCGTTACCCTGATTACGAGGCGGTTATCCCTCAAAATAACCCTAATAAATTAAATATCGACAGGCTTACTTTCCTGGGTTCGTTAAACCGTGTAGCTATCTACGCTAACAAAACTACCCACCAGGTAAGGCTTAAAATAAATGGCAGCGAGTTAAATATCTCATCAGAAGATATTGACTTTGCTAACGAGGCCCACGAGCGTTTAAGCTGCCAATATGAGGGCGAAGACATGGAAATTGGCTTCAATGCAAGATTTTTAATAGAAATGTTGAAGAATTTAAGCTGCGAAGAAGTATCTTTGGAAATGTCGACTCCAAACCGTGCCGGTTTATTGCTGCCACAAGGAGGAGATGAGAATGAAGATGTGCTGATGCTGGTTATGCCGGTGATGCTCAATAGTTATGCTTAA
- a CDS encoding type II toxin-antitoxin system Phd/YefM family antitoxin codes for MKVLTVSSLRNKMQYYLNEVSNNDDIIVIPGDNGEDDGVVIVSIKEYNALIETSHLLFDNKNSKRLMESIDQIHSGKVIQYDFNAGKQ; via the coding sequence ATGAAAGTGTTAACAGTTTCTTCTTTGCGAAATAAAATGCAGTATTATCTTAATGAGGTAAGTAATAATGATGATATTATTGTGATACCAGGAGATAATGGTGAAGATGATGGAGTTGTAATTGTTTCAATTAAAGAATACAATGCATTAATTGAAACCAGCCACCTGTTATTCGACAATAAAAACAGCAAACGCCTTATGGAGTCGATAGATCAAATTCATTCAGGAAAAGTAATTCAATATGATTTTAACGCAGGAAAGCAGTAA
- a CDS encoding outer membrane beta-barrel protein, translated as MKKLFLSLSLVGAAFGSFAQSSNGSGKFSIGAEATIPTGDAHQFFNYGIGGSLKYEYPLSKTVFVTLSAGYESLHVKSGLQEPDTKSSFGFIPVKAGIKPYLDGGFFFEGQLGTVFSTEKDGGNSFLYSPGLGYTFNGGFEIAVRYEAWSNNGTIGQVGARLAYRF; from the coding sequence ATGAAAAAGTTATTCTTATCACTGTCGCTGGTTGGAGCAGCATTCGGCAGTTTTGCGCAATCTTCAAACGGGTCGGGAAAATTCAGCATTGGTGCTGAAGCGACTATCCCAACAGGCGATGCGCACCAGTTTTTTAATTATGGAATAGGCGGCTCGCTTAAATATGAATATCCACTTTCAAAAACGGTTTTTGTCACCTTATCGGCGGGCTATGAATCGTTGCATGTTAAAAGCGGCCTTCAGGAGCCTGATACTAAATCATCATTTGGTTTTATCCCGGTAAAAGCAGGGATCAAGCCCTACCTGGATGGAGGTTTCTTTTTTGAAGGGCAGTTAGGTACTGTGTTTTCAACCGAAAAAGACGGTGGTAATTCCTTTCTCTATTCGCCGGGCTTAGGTTACACCTTTAACGGAGGGTTTGAAATAGCTGTGCGTTATGAAGCCTGGTCAAACAACGGAACAATCGGGCAGGTGGGCGCGCGGTTGGCATACCGGTTTTGA
- the gldG gene encoding gliding motility-associated ABC transporter substrate-binding protein GldG: protein MLSILKKEIISYLSSLVAYVTIGVFLLVLGLFLWVFPDSSILEYGYAGLESLFSTAPYLFMFLIPAITMRSLAEERKEGTFELLFTRPLKDWEIVLGKYFACLLIVLFALLPTLVYYYSVSALGTPQGNIDTGAVIGSYIGLFLLGAVFVGIGLFTSSITKNQIIAFTISVFLCFFFYSGFDSISQLLSLQDLGLQNLGITQHYDSVSRGVLDTRDLVYFIITTGVFIWLTLFVLAKQRQKGVGGAGMVIVLGVLLFLGILSSFTFARFDFTAEKRYTISPISRQIMDKLPKKVKVVVYLQGDNLPGGFKRLQSATRDMLSDLQAYSHGKIQFEFRDPLKGLNNDQQNEVIQNMAAEGVEPTNLSVKTDNGVSQKLIFPSALVSADGKDIPVRLLLSRIGLSPDEVLNNSVQNLEYAFSSAIKKAVNGGRPQIGFTEGHHELTDLQLNDAMKTLADGFQVGRVDLGVISTADLQKIKLLVIAKPDQKFSEAEKFKLDQYIMHGGRVLWTIDQVSAELDSLRGHGGEQLAFPKQLNLDDQLFRYGIRINYDLIADMNCSQIPISTGNVGGQAQIQMLPWLYYPVFIPLSKHPVVKNLDGISSEFASTIDILDTKNVNKTVLLTSSPYNKKLTAPHILSLQALEQEPNPKDFQSTPKITGVLLEGSFVSDWQNRPMPEGIKEQIAIQQQSVPTKMIVISDGDIFKNQVGSDGSPYPLGYDHYTRQTYGNKNLLLNIADYMTDDSGLIALRTKEIRIRLLDRARIRSEKMYWQLVNTIAPLLLVLICAIFQHYLRRQKYAR, encoded by the coding sequence GTGCTAAGCATCCTTAAAAAAGAAATAATATCCTACCTCAGTTCGCTGGTAGCCTATGTTACTATCGGTGTGTTTTTACTGGTGCTGGGCCTGTTTTTATGGGTGTTTCCTGATTCAAGCATCCTGGAATACGGTTATGCCGGGCTCGAAAGCCTGTTCAGCACCGCTCCGTACCTGTTTATGTTCCTGATCCCGGCCATTACCATGCGCTCCCTTGCCGAAGAACGTAAGGAGGGTACTTTTGAGCTGCTGTTTACCCGGCCATTAAAAGATTGGGAAATTGTGCTGGGTAAATACTTTGCCTGTTTGCTAATAGTGCTTTTTGCTTTGCTGCCTACGCTGGTTTATTATTATTCGGTAAGTGCGCTGGGTACGCCGCAGGGCAATATTGATACCGGGGCAGTTATCGGTTCATACATCGGTTTGTTTTTATTAGGTGCTGTATTTGTGGGGATTGGTTTGTTTACCTCATCCATCACCAAAAATCAGATCATCGCCTTTACCATATCCGTTTTCCTGTGTTTCTTTTTTTACAGTGGGTTCGATTCAATCAGCCAGCTGTTATCCCTGCAGGACCTTGGCCTGCAAAATTTGGGTATTACCCAGCACTATGATTCGGTAAGCCGGGGTGTGCTGGATACCCGCGATCTGGTTTACTTTATCATCACTACCGGTGTTTTTATTTGGCTCACGCTGTTTGTACTGGCAAAGCAACGCCAAAAAGGTGTAGGTGGTGCCGGGATGGTCATTGTGTTAGGAGTTTTGCTTTTCCTGGGGATACTATCATCATTTACTTTTGCCCGTTTTGATTTTACTGCCGAAAAGCGTTATACCATATCGCCCATTAGCAGGCAAATTATGGATAAGCTGCCAAAAAAGGTAAAAGTGGTGGTTTATTTACAGGGAGATAACCTGCCCGGCGGCTTTAAACGCCTGCAAAGTGCTACCCGCGATATGTTAAGTGATTTGCAGGCATACAGCCATGGCAAAATCCAGTTCGAGTTTCGCGACCCGCTAAAGGGTTTAAACAACGATCAGCAAAATGAGGTGATCCAGAACATGGCTGCCGAAGGTGTTGAGCCAACCAACCTGAGCGTTAAAACTGATAATGGCGTATCGCAGAAGCTTATCTTTCCTTCGGCACTGGTATCGGCAGATGGAAAGGATATCCCGGTAAGATTATTGCTGAGCCGTATAGGCCTTTCGCCTGATGAAGTGCTGAACAACTCTGTCCAAAACCTGGAATATGCGTTTTCATCGGCCATAAAAAAGGCGGTTAACGGGGGCAGGCCGCAAATAGGTTTTACCGAAGGCCATCATGAATTAACCGACCTGCAACTGAACGATGCCATGAAAACCCTTGCTGATGGTTTCCAGGTAGGCCGGGTTGACTTGGGTGTTATTTCCACTGCCGATCTGCAAAAAATCAAACTGCTGGTAATAGCCAAGCCCGATCAAAAGTTTTCGGAAGCAGAGAAATTTAAGCTCGACCAGTACATCATGCACGGTGGCCGGGTATTATGGACGATAGACCAGGTAAGCGCCGAGCTGGATAGCCTTCGCGGCCATGGCGGCGAGCAACTGGCTTTCCCCAAACAGCTTAATTTGGATGATCAGCTTTTTCGCTACGGGATCCGCATTAATTATGATCTGATTGCCGATATGAACTGCTCACAGATCCCCATCAGTACCGGCAATGTAGGCGGGCAGGCGCAAATCCAGATGCTGCCCTGGCTGTATTACCCGGTGTTTATCCCGCTAAGCAAACATCCTGTAGTGAAAAATCTTGATGGCATCAGCAGCGAGTTTGCAAGTACTATCGATATCCTCGATACTAAAAATGTAAATAAAACGGTGCTGCTAACTTCATCGCCCTATAATAAAAAGCTAACCGCCCCGCACATATTATCATTGCAGGCTTTGGAGCAGGAACCAAACCCTAAAGATTTTCAAAGTACGCCTAAAATAACCGGGGTACTGCTGGAGGGCAGCTTTGTGAGCGACTGGCAAAACCGCCCTATGCCCGAGGGTATTAAAGAGCAGATTGCCATACAGCAACAAAGTGTGCCTACCAAAATGATCGTGATCAGCGATGGCGATATTTTCAAAAACCAGGTAGGCAGCGATGGTTCGCCATATCCTTTGGGATATGATCATTATACCCGTCAAACCTATGGCAATAAAAACCTGCTGCTTAACATTGCCGATTACATGACCGACGATTCGGGGCTTATAGCGCTGCGTACCAAGGAGATCAGGATCCGCCTGCTTGACAGGGCACGCATTCGCAGCGAAAAAATGTACTGGCAGCTGGTTAATACCATAGCACCGCTGCTTTTAGTGTTAATATGTGCTATTTTTCAACATTATTTACGCAGGCAAAAGTATGCCCGTTAA